One segment of Ipomoea triloba cultivar NCNSP0323 chromosome 12, ASM357664v1 DNA contains the following:
- the LOC115999040 gene encoding UDP-glucose 6-dehydrogenase 2 has translation MVKICCIGAGYVGGPTMAVIALKCPKIEVAVVDISVPRINAWNSDQLPIYEPGLDDVVKQCRGKNLFFSTDVEKHVREADIVFVSVNTPTKTRGLGAGKAADLTYWESAARMIADVAKSDKIVVEKSTVPVKTAEAIEKILMHNSKGINFQILSNPEFLAEGTAIEDLFKPDRVLIGGRETPEGNKAVQALKDVYAHWVPEDRILTTNLWSAELSKLAANAFLAQRISSVNAMSALCEATGADVTEVSYAVGKDTRIGPKFLNASVGFGGSCFQKDILNLVYICECNGLPEVAEYWKQVIKINDYQKSRFVNRVVSSMFNTVANKKVAILGFAFKKDTGDTRETPAIDVCKGLMGDNALLSIYDPQVNEDQIQRDLSMKKFDWDHPLHLQPMSPTTVKKVSVVWDAYEATKDAHAICILTEWDEFKNLDYKRIYDNMQKPAFVFDGRNIANMEKLREIGFIVYSIGKPLDAWLKDMPAVA, from the coding sequence ATGGTGAAGATTTGCTGTATTGGTGCTGGGTATGTGGGAGGACCCACTATGGCCGTGATAGCACTTAAGTGCCCCAAGATTGAAGTGGCTGTTGTAGATATTTCTGTGCCTCGGATCAATGCGTGGAACAGTGACCAGCTCCCTATCTATGAGCCAGGCCTTGATGACGTAGTAAAGCAGTGCCGAGGCAAGAACCTCTTCTTCAGCACGGATGTGGAGAAACATGTGCGTGAAGCTGATATAGTCTTTGTTTCTGTCAATACTCCTACCAAGACCCGAGGTCTTGGAGCTGGCAAAGCTGCAGATTTGACGTATTGGGAGAGTGCAGCTCGCATGATTGCTGATGTTGCAAAATCTGATAAGATAGTTGTTGAGAAATCGACTGTCCCTGTCAAAACTGCTGAGGCGATTGAAAAAATTTTGATGCACAACAGCAAGGGAATTAACTTCCAGATCCTCTCAAACCCTGAATTTCTTGCGGAGGGAACTGCAATTGAAGACCTTTTTAAACCTGACAGGGTTCTCATTGGGGGTCGGGAGACCCCAGAAGGCAATAAGGCAGTTCAAGCACTCAAGGATGTGTATGCCCACTGGGTGCCTGAAGACCGCATCTTAACCACCAATTTGTGGTCTGCTGAGCTATCAAAGCTGGCAGCCAATGCTTTCCTGGCACAAAGAATATCTTCGGTTAATGCTATGTCAGCTCTCTGTGAGGCCACTGGAGCAGACGTTACCGAGGTTTCATATGCTGTTGGCAAGGACACGAGAATCGGTCCCAAGTTCCTGAACGCCAGTGTGGGCTTTGGCGGTTCTTGCTTCCAAAAGGACATTCTGAACCTAGTTTATATTTGTGAATGCAACGGCCTCCCTGAGGTGGCTGAATACTGGAAGCAAGTGATCAAGATCAACGATTATCAGAAAAGCCGCTTTGTCAACCGTGTTGTTTCGTCTATGTTCAACACCGTAGCAAACAAGAAAGTTGCCATCCTCGGTTTTGCTTTCAAGAAGGATACTGGCGATACCCGTGAGACCCCTGCAATCGATGTTTGCAAGGGGCTGATGGGCGACAATGCCTTGCTAAGCATTTACGACCCTCAGGTGAACGAGGATCAGATCCAGAGGGACCTCTCGATGAAGAAGTTCGATTGGGATCACCCCCTTCACCTCCAGCCAATGAGCCCCACAACCGTGAAAAAAGTTTCTGTAGTCTGGGATGCCTACGAGGCAACCAAAGATGCCCATGCCATCTGCATTCTCACCGAGTGGGACGAATTCAAGAATCTCGACTACAAAAGGATATACGACAACATGCAAAAACCCGCATTTGTTTTTGACGGTAGGAACATTGCCAATATGGAGAAGCTGCGGGAGATTGGGTTTATCGTGTACTCGATTGGTAAGCCGTTGGATGCTTGGCTCAAGGACATGCCTGCCGTCGCTTAG
- the LOC115999734 gene encoding uncharacterized protein LOC115999734, producing MACKRPFHDVESYEIGPKHPRQQESLTQSSPFLETFLRENGSHKFISGETVNDFSQCQVGRLAAKEAAGESSNGTAETAKNTFHDYSSAVNSETEFGEAESNFGKCRVGGLGGKEISDEYSNGAAAEYGDSSPNTAGTVHDYSNAVNSETDFGTLSNDSSCVWVNSDAFEGYEEAYESVHKPVFPHFFELDLHEFCSTLTEHPIWKTVPVGPEYQADIPDWNPQSLSNYSSEQLAGGICIAPIPDVESSVSTSFIGVENEGGCYCLDKGSIRCVRQHVKESRAKLIENIGLKKFEELGFCDMGEVVAERWSDEEEIFFHDIIFSNKASFGKNYWHSLAISFPSRSKMELVSYYFNVFKLRQRAEQNRLIPTNIDSDNDEWQGFEAQHRDEDNGFAVESLDGRDAFVHDQATHEKDIPGDTENGAYQDHLDGINREKLKPKEGEGNFNDVSGMQVGEPRNNCVAGSVFPLLTKATNNASPQDRRDESCKPCECQVGSPTVRVDAETDARKLSPE from the exons ATGGCTTGCAAAAGGCCATTTCATGATGTAGAGTCATATGAGATTGGTCCCAAGCATCCAAGACAGCAGGAATCTCTGACTCAGTCATCCCCTTTCCTGGAGACTTTTCTCCGCGAGAATGGTTCTCATAAATTTATTTCAG GTGAAACTGTCAACGACTTTAGCCAATGTCAAGTTGGAAGACTGGCAGCAAAAGAGGCAGCTGGTGAATCTTCAAACGGGACTGCTGAGACTGCAAAAAACACATTTCATGACTACTCAAGTGCAGTTAATTCAGAAACAGAATTTG GTGAAGCTGAGAGTAACTTTGGCAAATGTCGAGTTGGAGGTCTGGGAGGGAAAGAGATAAGTGATGAATATTCCAATGGGGCTGCTGCAGAGTATGGTGATTCAAGCCCGAATACTGCAGGCACAGTTCATGACTACTCAAATGCAGTTAATTCAGAAACCGACTTTGGTACCTTAAGCAATGATTCTAGTTGTGTGTGGGTTAACAGTGATGCTTTTGAAGGATATGAAGAGGCCTACGAATCAGTTCATAAACCAGTTTTTCCACATTTTTTTGAACTTGACCTACACGAGTTTTGTTCAACTCTTACTGAACATCCTATTTGGAAAACGGTTCCAGTTGGCCCTGAATATCAAGCTGATATCCCTGACTGGAATCCACAGAGTCTCAGCAACTACTCCTCGGAACAGTTAGCTGGCGGTATATGTATTGCCCCAATTCCTGATGTAGAGTCCTCCGTCTCCACAAGTTTTATAGGTGTGGAAAATGAAGGCGGCTGTTACTGCCTTGATAAAGGTTCTATTAGATGTGTAAGGCAACATGTTAAAGAATCAAGGGCTAAACTGATTGAAAATATTGGCTTGAAAAAATTTGAGGAACTGGGATTTTGTGACATGGGAGAGGTGGTTGCAGAGAGGTGGAGCGACGAGgaggaaattttttttcatgacaTAATCTTCTCTAACAAAGCATCATTTGGAAAGAACTACTGGCATTCACTAGCGATTTCATTCCCGTCTAGATCCAAGATGGAACTGGTCAGCTACTACTTCAATGTTTTTAAACTGCGGCAACGTGCAGAGCAGAATAGGCTTATCCCAACAAATATCGACAGTGATAATGATGAATGGCAAGGTTTTGAAGCTCAACATAGAGACGAAGATAATGGTTTTGCAGTTGAATCTTTGGATGGTCGAGATGCTTTTGTTCATGATCAGGCAACTCATGAGAAGGATATTCCTGGTGATACTGAAAATGGTGCTTATCAAGACCATCTCGACGGTATTAACAGGGAAAAATTGAAACCTAAGGAAGGGGAAGGGAACTTTAATGATGTTTCAGGGATGCAAGTTGGAGAACCTAGGAATAATTGTGTGGCTGGTTCTGTCTTTCCACTTTTAACCAAGGCCACAAACAATGCCAGCCCTCAAGATAGGCGGGACGAATCATGTAAACCGTGTGAATGTCAAGTCGGGTCCCCCACTGTTCGAGTTGATGCAGAAACTGATGCTCGTAAACTTAGCCCGGAGTGA
- the LOC116000171 gene encoding uncharacterized protein LOC116000171, whose protein sequence is MVFMEEEEAQEQKFICKFCDKVCLSGRSLGGHMRGHLPLIAAAKKQKTKADKNSDQNSVQSRSGKIREKGKSMVLGEDDDPNKSWKVFYSKHSDLERESLMKRFPDNQGRYEEEEHHLCKKCGKVFDSIRALNGHMQIHSKRSRLSREESMENQCPVLKKRSAIRYEITENSPFSVASDLEEAAVCLMMLSRGFQEWDFVL, encoded by the coding sequence ATGGTCTttatggaagaagaagaagctcaaGAGCAGAAGTTCATCTGCAAATTCTGTGACAAGGTTTGCCTTAGCGGGAGATCATTGGGAGGCCATATGCGTGGCCATTTACCCTTGATTGCAGCTGCTAAAAAGCAAAAAACCAAAGCTGATAAAAACTCGGATCAAAATTCAGTGCAATCCAGGAGTGGCAAGATTCGAGAGAAGGGCAAAAGCATGGTTCTTGGAGAAGATGATGATCCCAACAAATCTTGGAAGGTTTTTTATTCGAAGCATAGTGATTTGGAGAGGGAGAGCCTGATGAAAAGGTTTCCTGATAATCAGGGGAGgtatgaagaagaagaacatcATCTGTGCAAGAAATGTGGCAAAGTTTTCGATTCGATAAGGGCTCTGAATGGGCATATGCAGATTCACTCCAAAAGATCCAGGCTTTCCCGTGAAGAATCAATGGAGAATCAGTGCCCTGTTCTGAAGAAACGATCTGCAATAAGGTACGAAATTACTGAGAATTCTCCATTTTCTGTTGCTTCTGATTTAGAAGAAGCTGCTGTGTGCCTGATGATGCTCTCAAGGGGTTTTCAAGAATGGGACTTTGTTCTTTGA